In Methanosphaera sp. ISO3-F5, a genomic segment contains:
- a CDS encoding uroporphyrinogen decarboxylase family protein, with product MNLKDNLINVLKGKGSEITPVVAFPTVLTTQLLDMAHTTFDEACHDADKMAEVAGSVYEHTGLEAITVPLDLWFESESFGYVVERQEGKITPKVCVAPFKSVEELEVPRDFTCLGQFPVIEKAASILHERYDDKDVPLVGEVTGAFTLLTDLVDMGEIIKMLNSDYLGIDDALEEINTVLLDEVEFYNDIGVDVIVVNDPSSTSRILKPDLFEDLVGPYLSELYDAMNVPGVLHICGDTRPSLEHMLSCGYDGLSISQEVDITSISALREEIGSNTMICGNVAIGETLLMGSADKILEDSTECLEKGVDILGPSCNIAYETPLNNIRAMVEARNSYL from the coding sequence ATGAATTTGAAAGATAATTTAATTAACGTGTTAAAGGGTAAAGGTTCAGAAATAACTCCTGTTGTAGCATTCCCCACAGTGTTAACAACACAATTACTGGATATGGCTCATACAACATTTGATGAGGCATGTCATGATGCAGATAAAATGGCAGAGGTAGCAGGTTCAGTGTATGAACACACAGGCCTTGAGGCAATAACTGTGCCATTAGACTTATGGTTTGAATCAGAATCATTCGGATATGTTGTTGAAAGACAGGAAGGAAAAATTACTCCAAAAGTATGTGTTGCACCATTCAAGAGTGTTGAAGAATTGGAAGTTCCCCGAGATTTTACTTGTCTAGGACAATTTCCTGTAATAGAGAAAGCAGCAAGCATACTTCATGAAAGATATGATGACAAGGATGTGCCACTAGTGGGTGAAGTGACGGGTGCTTTCACATTACTAACTGATCTTGTGGATATGGGTGAGATAATTAAGATGTTGAACTCAGATTATCTGGGAATTGATGATGCCCTCGAAGAGATTAACACAGTATTATTGGATGAGGTGGAGTTTTATAATGATATTGGCGTTGATGTGATAGTGGTGAATGATCCTAGTTCCACGTCACGTATATTGAAGCCTGACCTGTTTGAGGATCTTGTTGGACCTTACTTATCTGAATTGTATGATGCAATGAATGTTCCGGGTGTTCTTCATATATGTGGTGATACACGCCCATCCTTGGAGCATATGCTCTCATGTGGCTATGATGGTCTCAGCATATCACAGGAAGTGGACATAACTAGTATAAGTGCTTTACGTGAGGAGATTGGAAGCAATACTATGATTTGTGGAAATGTTGCTATTGGTGAAACGTTATTGATGGGCAGTGCTGATAAGATATTGGAAGATTCAACAGAATGTCTGGAGAAGGGAGTTGACATTTTAGGTCCTAGTTGTAACATTGCCTATGAAACACCCCTGAACAATATACGGGCAATGGTGGAAGCAAGGAATAGTTATTTGTGA